The Alistipes finegoldii DSM 17242 DNA segment CTTCATCAGCTTCTCCACTTCCAGCGATGCCTTGCGGGCACGCGTTCCGGCTGCCTTGTTGCCTTTCTCTACCTGAAGGGCGGCGTCTGCCGTAAAAGCCGAATAGGCGTTCTGAATCTTTTCAATCAACTCTTTCATCGTTTTTCGGTATTAAAAAATTCGGATGGCAAAGATAACTTTTTTCCGGAAAATACCCACACTCATCCTTGTTTTTTCTTGGGGAGCAGCTGCGATAATTTCGGGTCGGCCTCGATGCGAGCGATCTCCCGGAGGACGAGCTCCGCAATGTCGGCCTTGACCCGGTAATAGTTCTCCCGGACAATTTCCGCCATATGGTCCTTGCCGTCTTCGCCGACAAAAGAGGATATTTCAGGAATGGGGACATAGGCCGCAGTTTCCGTCCTGACCTTGTCGTTATCGATGACGATCTCGGCATGGAAGATTTTC contains these protein-coding regions:
- a CDS encoding histone H1 is translated as MKELIEKIQNAYSAFTADAALQVEKGNKAAGTRARKASLEVEKLMKEFRKESLTYQQ